In Candidatus Contubernalis alkalaceticus, the genomic window TATAATGGCTTCCTTGTATTCTCTCTCTTCTAAAGCCATTAATGCGTAACTTGAACAGGTCGGATAAAACCTGCATCTTGGAGGAAACAAAGGGGATATATACTTTGAATAAAATCGAATAACCACAACTGTTATTTTTTTAATTAATTTCATTTTTATACGTTTTCTCCAATAATTTTCCTTTTTTTAAAAGGCCAATAACATCTTTACAGCCCAATTTAAAATTCAATTCTGCCG contains:
- the yidD gene encoding membrane protein insertion efficiency factor YidD codes for the protein MKKITVVVIRFYSKYISPLFPPRCRFYPTCSSYALMALEEREYKEAIILILKRISKCHPFHDGGYDPLPVKRRN